One stretch of Harpia harpyja isolate bHarHar1 chromosome 17, bHarHar1 primary haplotype, whole genome shotgun sequence DNA includes these proteins:
- the UBL3 gene encoding ubiquitin-like protein 3: MSSSVPADMINLRLILVSGKTKEFLFSPNDSAADIAKHVYDNWPMDWEEEQVSSPNILRLIYQGRFLHGNVTLGALKLPFGKTTVMHLVARETLPEPNSQGQRNREKTGESNCCVIL, encoded by the exons ataaatTTGCGCCTCATCTTGGTAAGCGGGAAAACGAAAGAGTTCCTATTTTCACCGAACGACTCTGCTGCAGATATTGCAAAACATGTGTATGACAACTGGCCAATGG aTTGGGAAGAAGAACAAGTCAGCAGTCCAAATATCTTGCGGCTTATTTATCAAGGGAGGTTTCTTCATGGCAATGTGACACTAGGag CATTAAAACTTCCTTTTGGCAAAACAACAGTGATGCATTTGGTGGCTAGAGAGACATTGCCAGAGCCAAACTCTCAAG GTCAAAGGAACCGTGAAAAAACTGGAGAAAGCAATTGCTGTGTAATCCTGTAA